From Leptodactylus fuscus isolate aLepFus1 chromosome 11, aLepFus1.hap2, whole genome shotgun sequence, one genomic window encodes:
- the RAB4B gene encoding ras-related protein Rab-4B translates to MSETYDFLFKFLVIGSAGTGKSCLLHQFIESKFKQDSNHTIGVEFGSRIVNVGGKSVKLQIWDTAGQERFRSVTRSYYRGAAGALLVYDIASRETYNSLTNWLTDARTLASPNIIIILCGNKKDLDAEREVTFLEASRFAQENELMFLETSALTGENVEEAFLKCARTILNKIDSGELDPERMGSGIQYGEASPRHAKHTHGTQIQNRQQCNC, encoded by the exons ATTTCCTCTTCAAGTTCCTTGTCATCGGCAGCGCGGGGACGGGGAAGTCCTGCCTCCTCCACCAGTTCATCGAGAGCAAAT TCAAACAAGACTCTAATCACACCATCGGAGTGGAGTTTGGATCCAGAATTGTGAACGTGGGAGGTAAATCTGTGAAGCTGCAGATCTGGGATACAGCTGGACAGGAGAGGTTCAG ATCTGTTACCCGCAGTTACTACAGAGGAGCAGCAGGGGCGCTGTTAGTCTATGACATTGCAAG CCGGGAGACTTACAACTCCTTGACCAACTGGTTAACTGATGCGCGGACACTGGCCAGCCCCAACATTATCATTATTTTATGCGGGAACAAGAAGGATTTGGACGCGGAGCGAGAGGTGACATTTTTAGAGGCATCTCGCTTTGCTCAGGAAAATG aattGATGTTCTTAGAAACCAGTGCTCTGACCGGGGAGAACGTGGAGGAAGCGTTCCTGAAGTGTGCCCGGACAATACTCAATAAAATAGATTCAG GAGAATTGGATCCGGAGAGGATGGGATCTGGGATCCAGTACGGGGAAGCCTCACCGCGGCACGCAAAGCACACGCATGGGACTCAGATACAGAACAGACAGCAGTGCAACTGCTAG